Proteins encoded together in one Janthinobacterium tructae window:
- a CDS encoding lipase family alpha/beta hydrolase — translation MKTRFWQLLSTLLLTLAILPGSASAAGYTQTKYPIVLVHGLFGFDKLGPVEYFYGVPAALRSGGAQVYVTTVSAANSTEVRGEQLLSQVRQILAATGAAKVNLIGHSHGGPTARYVASVRPDLVASVTSVAGVNKGSKVADILSGAIPNTSGALGNALASLIGILSGNKGLPQNAGASLSSLSTAGSLAFNSRHPQGVPTSACGEGAYQVQGVHYFSWSGAQPYTNVLDVGDPLLAAISLAFGGVKNDGLVSSCSSHLGKVIRDDYAMNHLDEVNQFVGIVNLFETNPVTVFRQQANRLQGLGL, via the coding sequence ATGAAGACACGCTTTTGGCAACTGCTATCGACCCTGCTGCTTACCCTCGCCATCCTGCCCGGCAGCGCCAGCGCCGCCGGCTACACGCAAACGAAGTACCCGATCGTGCTGGTGCACGGCCTGTTCGGCTTCGACAAGCTCGGTCCCGTCGAGTATTTCTACGGCGTGCCCGCCGCCCTGCGCAGCGGCGGCGCGCAAGTGTATGTGACCACCGTGTCGGCCGCCAACAGCACCGAAGTGCGTGGCGAGCAGCTGCTGTCGCAGGTGCGGCAAATCCTCGCCGCCACGGGTGCGGCCAAGGTCAACCTGATCGGCCACAGCCACGGCGGCCCCACGGCCCGCTATGTCGCTTCCGTGCGCCCCGACCTGGTGGCGTCCGTCACCAGCGTGGCCGGCGTCAACAAGGGTTCGAAAGTAGCCGACATCCTCAGCGGCGCCATTCCCAACACCAGCGGTGCGCTGGGCAATGCGCTCGCCTCCCTGATCGGCATTTTGTCAGGCAACAAGGGACTGCCGCAAAACGCGGGCGCCTCGCTCAGCTCCCTGTCCACGGCCGGCTCGCTGGCCTTCAATAGCCGCCACCCGCAAGGCGTGCCCACCTCGGCCTGCGGCGAAGGCGCCTACCAGGTGCAAGGCGTGCATTACTTTTCGTGGAGCGGCGCGCAACCGTACACGAACGTGCTCGACGTGGGCGACCCGCTGCTGGCCGCCATCAGCCTGGCCTTCGGCGGCGTCAAGAATGATGGCCTGGTCAGCAGCTGCTCCAGCCATCTGGGCAAGGTGATCCGCGACGACTACGCCATGAACCACCTCGATGAAGTCAACCAGTTCGTCGGCATCGTCAACCTGTTCGAGACGAACCCCGTCACCGTCTTCCGCCAGCAAGCCAACCGCCTGCAAGGCCTGGGACTGTAA
- a CDS encoding lipase secretion chaperone: MRTNAKWIIGASLAALALYLVLRPGEPPAPPLDKPEPDLFAFVRSMQGTRPDGNVTVAAGDKLVVDAELGHLFDYYLAGLGEKPLAAIRSQIEAELDKRLAPIPARAAKRLLGAYLAYKQALAGAEQALPAQADAALAARARLQAMRALRGNYFTPEESAGLFGASDAYDDDAVARMAILGDATLDEAQRQAQLAALDQKLSPAQRDARDAPRQVAQLDESVKALRAQGGGENEVYRLRASTFTPAAAARLAELDREESQWQQRVIAYQAQKAQQAGLPGGAQDAAALQQLRDASFTPEEQRRLGAYE, from the coding sequence ATGCGCACGAACGCGAAATGGATCATCGGCGCCAGCCTGGCAGCCCTGGCCCTGTACCTGGTGCTGCGCCCGGGCGAACCGCCCGCCCCGCCGCTGGATAAGCCGGAACCGGACCTGTTCGCTTTCGTGCGCTCGATGCAAGGCACGCGGCCCGATGGCAACGTGACGGTGGCCGCCGGCGACAAGCTGGTGGTCGACGCGGAACTGGGCCACCTGTTCGACTACTACCTGGCGGGCCTCGGTGAAAAGCCGCTGGCCGCCATCCGCAGCCAGATCGAGGCGGAGCTCGACAAGCGCCTGGCGCCCATCCCCGCCCGCGCAGCGAAGCGCCTGCTGGGCGCGTACCTGGCCTACAAGCAGGCGCTGGCCGGCGCGGAGCAAGCCTTGCCGGCGCAGGCCGATGCGGCCTTGGCGGCGCGCGCGCGCCTGCAAGCGATGCGCGCCTTGCGCGGCAATTATTTTACGCCCGAGGAAAGCGCGGGCCTGTTCGGCGCCAGCGACGCGTATGACGACGATGCCGTGGCGCGCATGGCGATACTCGGCGACGCCACGCTGGACGAGGCGCAGCGCCAGGCGCAACTGGCCGCGCTGGACCAGAAGCTGTCGCCGGCCCAGCGCGATGCGCGCGATGCGCCGCGGCAGGTGGCACAGCTGGATGAATCCGTCAAGGCGCTGCGGGCCCAGGGCGGCGGCGAAAATGAAGTCTACCGCCTGCGCGCCAGCACCTTCACGCCAGCGGCGGCAGCGCGCCTGGCGGAACTGGACCGCGAGGAATCGCAGTGGCAGCAGCGCGTCATCGCGTATCAGGCGCAGAAGGCGCAGCAGGCGGGCCTGCCCGGCGGCGCACAGGATGCGGCGGCCCTGCAACAGCTGCGCGACGCCAGTTTCACGCCGGAGGAACAGCGCCGGCTGGGCGCCTACGAATAG